CGATCTCGAAACGGGCCATGTCGACGTGCTGAGCGCACAGCCTCGCCAGGACATCGTCGCCGCGATCGAGAACGCCGGCTACACGGTGCAATGAGCAACAGCTTCGGCACCGTCTCCATCGGCGAAGCCGCAAGGCTCTCGGGGGTTTCGGCGCGCATGGTGCGGCACTATGAAGGCCTCGGCCTCTTGCCTGCGGTGGCGCGCACCGAAAGCGGCTACCGGCAGTACGGCGACGCCGACATCCACACGCTGCGCTTCATCAAGCGCTCGCGCGATCTCGGTTTTTCGATGGAAGAAATCGCCGAGCTGGTCGGGCTGTGGCACAACCGCCGGCGTGCGAGCGCCAGCGTGAAGCGCGTGGCGCAGAGGCACCTGGGCGAACTGGAGCAGCGCATTGCCGACATGCAGTCGATGCGCAACACGCTCGCGCACCTGGTGCATTGCTGCCACGGCGACGCGCGCCCCGACTGCCCGATCCTCGACGACCTGGCCGGCTAGTTTCCCCGGACCAGCGACAGCACTTTTCCGGCATCCAGCGTGCGGGCCTTTTCCTGGATGGCCGGCAGGTACTGGGTCTGCAGGCCCTTGCCCTCCTGCACCACGCCGGCGAACGTGTCTTTCAGCATCTGCGCCGAGAGCGTGCGGCCCCCGGCGTAGTAGCGCTTGGCCACGTGCCCCAAGGCATAGGTCGAGGCAAAGCTCATGCCCGAGCTCACCGCCTGGTTGCCGAGTCCGCGCAACAGGCCGCCGCCCATCTTCCCGAGCAGGCCGCCGAGCAGCTTGCGTCCGGCTTGCTCCAGGTACTGCGACGTCAGCCCCACGCCGACCGTGGCCAGGAAATCCTTGACGTGGCCGCTGTCGAGCTCGTAGCCATGGGCCTTGCCGATGCGGTAGACCAGTTTCATCTGCAGCGGAATGATTGCCATGGTCGAGAGCGTTTCAGGCAGCAGCTCGAGCGCGCCGTTGAGAATGGCCGCGTTGAGGATCGACTTGTCGAGTTCGGCACTGTCGGGCGATGGCACCGCGGCAGGCGCCGTTGCCGCAGCCGCACCGGTGGCCGGAACAGTTGCCGCCACTGGAACCGCCGCAATTTCCTCCGCCTGGCGGGAAAACTGCGCCGCCGAGGCATCGAGCCCGAGCGAGGTGCGCACGTCCGCCAAAAACATGCGTTCCGCCTCCGACTGCGTGCCGTCGGCATCGCACACGCACACCGCCATTTCATAGCCCAGCTGCTTCGATTCGACGCTTTGCAGATCGCCGGCCACCGAGGCGAGCGAGACGCGCTTCATCAACACGTCCTGGTAGAGCGTGGGCAGATTCACGCCGTCGGCCTGCGAAAGGCCTTCGGCAATGCGCTTGATCTCGGCGCGTTCGCGTTCGTGCTTGTCGCCGTCGACGAAGGCGGCCAGCAGGCTGAGCGTCACGATGGCCTTGGTTTCGGTAGGTGTCACGTTGGAATTTCCACTGATTGAAGGACGAAGTTCGTTCGGCATCGCGCGCGAAGGTTCCGCCGGGTGTTCTCCCCACAAAGCTTGAGCAACTCTGTGGATAACACTCGCACTTCTTTGTAAGAGAACGCTAAGTGATTGATCTACAAGGAAAATCTACATTCTGCCTAAATAAGTGGCACTGAATTTCTTGCACCGAAAACCGTCTTTGGCAGATTTGCGGAGCCCTGTCAAAGGACAACTCTGGGGAGAGTTCCGGCACAAGCAGGCGGTTATCCACAGGCCGGACGCGCCGGGCAATGTTGTTCCTTTTGGCGCGACAGCTCGGAAGCAGGGCTGCGCACAGTGACAGAGGTATGACAAGTCACTGTCACGCAAGGGAAAAACCGGCATGTCCACAGACAGGGGCTTCCCTTATCTACTACTACTAATTTGAATAAGAGAGATAAGAAGAAGACAAGGCGCCAGTGCCGCGCCCGAAAAAAAGGCCGCGAACGGCCGCGCCGTGTTCGCGGCGCCACGCACCCAAACGCTCCTGCGCCAGACCTCGCCCCCTCGCTAACATCCGGGGATGAGTTTCAAACCCCGGATCCTGATCGCCGAAGACGAATCGGGCATTGCCGACACCCTGCAGTACGTCCTGAAAAGCGACGGCTTCACGCCGGTCTGGTGCGCAACGGCCGAAGAAGCCATCGCGCAGTTCGCGCAGGAGCCGCCGGCGCTGGCCATCCTGGACGTGGGCCTGCCCGACCTCAACGGCTTCGAGCTTTTCAAGCGCCTGCGCGCGCTGAACCAGTCGCAGGGGGGCGCCGAGGTGCCGATGCTGTTTCTCACCGCAAGAAGCGACGAGATCGACCGCGTGGTCGGGCTGGAACTCGGTGCCGACGACTACATCGCCAAGCCCTTTTCTCCGCGCGAACTGGTGGCGCGGGTGCGCACCATCCTCCGTCGCAGTGCCCGAGCGGTCCCTGGAGGGTCCGTGGCGACGACCAACGGGGTACCCCCTCAAATTCCGGGTGCGGCGGCTCCAGCGGCCGCACAGCCCCCCACAATGCCGTTTGCGCTTGACAACGAGCGCATGCAGATCCGCTACTACGGCCGCCTGCTCGAGCTCTCGCGCTACGAATACGGCCTTTTGCGGCTGCTGGTGCAGCGGCCGGGCCGCGTTTTCACGCGCGACGAATTGCTGCAACTGGTCTGGGACGACGCAAGCGACAGCTTCGACCGCACGGTCGACGCGCACATCAAGACTCTGCGCGCCAAGCTCAAGATGGTGGCCCCCGAGGTCGAGCCGATCCGCACGCTGCGCGGCACCGGCTATGCGCTGAACGAAGAACTGCCTCTCGGCGCGTCGTGAGTCGGCGCACGCGCATCTTCATCGGGATTCTGCTGATCTACACGGCGGGCATCGCGTTCCTGCTCTACCGCGTGGTGTCGGACATCGATCCGCGCTACCGCGAATCGGCCGAAGAGTCGCTGGTCGAAACCTCGCAGCTCGTGGCCAGCCTGGTCGAGCAGGACGTGATCGCCGGCGCCATCAACACCGCACGGCTCGAGCCGCTGTTCCGCACGGTCTATGCGCGCGAGTTCTCCGCGCAGATCTACAACCTGCACAAGAACCGCGTCGAACTGCGCGTGTACGTCACCGACCGCAGCGGCCGCGTGATGTTCGATTCGCTCGGCAGGCACCTGGGTGCCGACTACTCGCAGTGGAGCGACGTGAGCCGCACGCTCGCGGGTCTGTACGGCGCCCGCACGTCGCGCGACGTCGACGGCGACCCACGCACCTCGGTGATGTACGTGGGCGCGCCGATCCGCTGGAACAACGAGATCGTCGGCATGGCCAGCGTCGGCAAGCCGGTGCAGAGCTTCGGCCAGTTCGTGGAAGACGCGCGCGCCCGCACGCTGTGGGTGGGCGTGGGGTCTGGCCTGGCGCTGCTGCTGCTGGCGGTGATCGTCTCGGTCTGGCTGGTGCGGCCCTTCGGGCTGATTTCGGACTACTGGAAATGGGTGCGCGCCCAGCGCACCCTGAGCCTTTCGCGCATGGCGCGGCGCGCGGTCGATGCGGTGCGCGCCGGCTTCAGCGAAATGCGCGATGCGCTCACCGGCCGCAACTACGTGGCCGACTACGTGCAGACCTTCACGCACGAAGTGAAGAGCCCGCTGTCGGCGATTCGCGGCGCGGCCGAGCTGCTGCAGGAACCGTCGATGCCGCATGCGGAGCGTGAGCGCTTCCTGAAGAACATCGAACGCGAAACGCAGCGCATCCAGGAGATCGTCGACCGCATGATGGAACTCACCGCGCTGGAAACCCGCCACGGCCTCGACCGCACCGAGCCCGTGGCGCTGGCATCGCTGATCGAGGACATCGCCATCAGCGCGCAGCCCGCGGCGGCCAAGCGCGACATCAGCGTGCGCGTGAACATCCGCGCCGAGGCCAGCACCGAAGGCGACCCGTTCCTGCTGCGCCGCGCGATCAGCAACCTGCTCGACAACGCCATCGATTTTTCACCGGAGGGCAGCGAAGTGCTGTTGACGCTGGAAACCACCTCGAAGCTCGCGCGCGTGACCGTGCGCGACCGCGGCCCGGGGATTCCGGACTACGCGCAGGAAAAAGTCTTTCAGAAGTTCTATTCGCTGGCGCGGCCGCACAGCCAGAAGAAAAGCACCGGGCTCGGGCTGGCCTTCGTGAAGGAGATTGCCGCGCTGCACCGCGGACGCATCGAACTCGGCAATGCGGCGCGCGGCGGCGCGGTGGCCACGCTCACGCTGCCGCTTTTGTCGTCACATCACTGAGGACGGGCCAACTGCGGACTACTGCCCGGTGAGCGCGCCGTAGGCCCGGCGGGTTGCGGGGCTCACGGCGCCGAGCAATTGCTCGTACGAGGTCTTGTGCCTCGCCAGCATGCGCGCCGACGCCACGGTCTTCGACTTGCAGAACCAATGGCAGGTGTGCTGCATCAGGAACAGCTCGGCCGACATGGTGAAGGCCTTGGCCTTGGGCGTGCGGCCCGATTCGTTGCGCATCACGTCGGCAATGCCGCGCGCGTGGATAGTCAGCGCTTCCCGCAGGTCGAAGGTGGCCGCGGGGAACAGCTTGTGCGCGAAGGGAATCGCCAGCGGCAGCTTGCTCACGCGGGTGTCGGCTTCGTCGACGCGCGCGAACTCGGCGGCAAAGCTGTCGAACTGGGCCGAAAGCTTTTCCTCGGTGGAATCGAGCAGGCTCCAGATCTGCTGGCGCCGCTCGGCGTCGTCTTCGCCGAGGCAGCGCAGGTACCCCTCGGTGAGTGATTCCATCAGCCTTTCGATCTGGTATCTGCCGAGATGGCTTCCGAGCAGCGCGATGCGCTGGCGCTGGTCCCTGGACTTGAGGATGTAGGCGCCGACGACAAGCAGGGTCACCAGGGTAAGAATTTCCATGAGGGCGTGGGCGTGCAGAAGGTGGAGCGGAAGGCAGCACCGAGTGTAGAGACACCGCCCCGTTCGCCCTGCCCACCCCGTTTCCTGGGCGCTGCCCTTTCGCGCGCTACCGGAAGAAATCGAGGATGCGATTGCGCTCCTCGGGCGGTGGCGGCGCGCCCAGGGGCGCGCCCGTGAGTTCTTCCGCCGGCGGCGGCGCCGCCTCGGTGTTCTCGACACCCAGGCTCGCCACGCTGTGGCCGGGCGTGAAATCGTCGAAGTACCACTCGCCGTCGACATTGACGACGCCCGGAGGCTCCGGAATCTTGCTGACCGGCACGCCCTTGAGCGCCGTCTGCATGTAGCCGATCCAGATCGGCAGGCTCAGGCTGCCGCCGGTTTCGCCGCGCACGCCCAATTGGCGCGGCGTGTCGTAGCCGATCCATGCAATGCCCA
The Variovorax paradoxus genome window above contains:
- the cueR gene encoding Cu(I)-responsive transcriptional regulator; amino-acid sequence: MSNSFGTVSIGEAARLSGVSARMVRHYEGLGLLPAVARTESGYRQYGDADIHTLRFIKRSRDLGFSMEEIAELVGLWHNRRRASASVKRVAQRHLGELEQRIADMQSMRNTLAHLVHCCHGDARPDCPILDDLAG
- the creC gene encoding two-component system sensor histidine kinase CreC, which translates into the protein MSRRTRIFIGILLIYTAGIAFLLYRVVSDIDPRYRESAEESLVETSQLVASLVEQDVIAGAINTARLEPLFRTVYAREFSAQIYNLHKNRVELRVYVTDRSGRVMFDSLGRHLGADYSQWSDVSRTLAGLYGARTSRDVDGDPRTSVMYVGAPIRWNNEIVGMASVGKPVQSFGQFVEDARARTLWVGVGSGLALLLLAVIVSVWLVRPFGLISDYWKWVRAQRTLSLSRMARRAVDAVRAGFSEMRDALTGRNYVADYVQTFTHEVKSPLSAIRGAAELLQEPSMPHAERERFLKNIERETQRIQEIVDRMMELTALETRHGLDRTEPVALASLIEDIAISAQPAAAKRDISVRVNIRAEASTEGDPFLLRRAISNLLDNAIDFSPEGSEVLLTLETTSKLARVTVRDRGPGIPDYAQEKVFQKFYSLARPHSQKKSTGLGLAFVKEIAALHRGRIELGNAARGGAVATLTLPLLSSHH
- the creB gene encoding two-component system response regulator CreB, coding for MSFKPRILIAEDESGIADTLQYVLKSDGFTPVWCATAEEAIAQFAQEPPALAILDVGLPDLNGFELFKRLRALNQSQGGAEVPMLFLTARSDEIDRVVGLELGADDYIAKPFSPRELVARVRTILRRSARAVPGGSVATTNGVPPQIPGAAAPAAAQPPTMPFALDNERMQIRYYGRLLELSRYEYGLLRLLVQRPGRVFTRDELLQLVWDDASDSFDRTVDAHIKTLRAKLKMVAPEVEPIRTLRGTGYALNEELPLGAS
- a CDS encoding YcjF family protein; protein product: MTPTETKAIVTLSLLAAFVDGDKHERERAEIKRIAEGLSQADGVNLPTLYQDVLMKRVSLASVAGDLQSVESKQLGYEMAVCVCDADGTQSEAERMFLADVRTSLGLDASAAQFSRQAEEIAAVPVAATVPATGAAAATAPAAVPSPDSAELDKSILNAAILNGALELLPETLSTMAIIPLQMKLVYRIGKAHGYELDSGHVKDFLATVGVGLTSQYLEQAGRKLLGGLLGKMGGGLLRGLGNQAVSSGMSFASTYALGHVAKRYYAGGRTLSAQMLKDTFAGVVQEGKGLQTQYLPAIQEKARTLDAGKVLSLVRGN